One stretch of Candidatus Omnitrophota bacterium DNA includes these proteins:
- a CDS encoding shikimate kinase: MNIVLVGFMGTGKTTIAIELSHRLGMKYVSIDDLIEKKERRTINEIFTKSGEDYFRDVESAVIRDAVCMDNLVIDTGGGAVMRDENVAYMKSNGVIVCLTADADVIMERTKKYKHRPLLNVEDPKRKIRDLLARRSPYYAKADHTIDTGKFTVRQVIDKIAEIAEARLKRREGPKDES; the protein is encoded by the coding sequence ATGAATATAGTGCTGGTCGGGTTCATGGGAACGGGTAAGACGACGATCGCGATAGAGCTTTCGCACAGGCTCGGCATGAAGTACGTCTCGATCGACGATCTTATTGAAAAGAAGGAACGCCGCACCATAAACGAGATATTTACGAAGAGCGGAGAGGACTATTTCCGCGATGTCGAGAGCGCTGTCATAAGAGATGCCGTGTGCATGGACAACCTCGTGATCGATACCGGCGGCGGCGCCGTGATGCGGGACGAGAATGTGGCATATATGAAGTCGAACGGCGTTATCGTATGCCTTACGGCGGACGCGGATGTGATCATGGAGAGGACCAAGAAATACAAACACCGCCCGCTCCTTAACGTCGAAGACCCGAAGAGGAAGATACGGGATCTGCTTGCCAGGCGTTCGCCGTATTACGCGAAAGCCGATCATACGATAGATACCGGCAAATTTACAGTGAGACAGGTCATCGATAAGATAGCGGAGATAGCGGAGGCGAGATTGAAACGGAGAGAGGGGCCAAAGGATGAATCCTAA
- a CDS encoding 2-isopropylmalate synthase: MSNEKITIFDTTLRDGEQCPGASLDIKAKLEVAKQLATLGVDIIEAGFPVSSPGDFESVKMVARNVKGPIICGLARSMEKDIDAAYGSVKFSSRPRIHVFLATSKIHMKYKLKKAEDEILRLAVASVKYAKSKVSDVEFSPEDASRTERPFLYKVVEAVIDAGASTVNIPDTVGYTTPFEFADLIRSIKENVPNIEKCVISVHCHNDLGLAVSNSLAAVLNGARQVECTINGLGERAGNASLEEIVMAIKTRNDIFKGFYTDIHTKEIYKTSKLVSKLTGILVQPNKAVVGANAFAHESGIHQDGVLKERITYEIMKPEDVGFEESKIVLGKHSGRHAFDSRLKRLGVDLKKDELDKAFERFKVLADKKKEIFDEDLEAIIDEEILKVPEKIHLLHFHISSGDRVKPTAEITIKYNGKIIEAGSTGDGPVDACYKAIDKITGIPGKLMDYQIRSVTRGKDALGEVSVKVESKGKIFSGRGASTDIIEASIKAYVNAINKRAIAG; this comes from the coding sequence ATGAGTAATGAGAAGATAACGATATTCGATACGACGCTCAGGGACGGAGAGCAGTGCCCGGGAGCCAGTCTCGACATTAAGGCGAAGCTCGAGGTAGCGAAACAACTCGCTACCCTCGGCGTCGACATAATCGAGGCGGGATTCCCTGTCTCCAGTCCCGGAGATTTCGAATCAGTGAAGATGGTGGCCAGGAATGTGAAGGGGCCGATCATTTGCGGACTGGCACGCTCTATGGAAAAGGATATCGATGCGGCGTACGGCTCCGTGAAATTCAGCTCCCGGCCCAGGATCCACGTTTTCCTGGCTACTTCAAAGATACATATGAAATATAAGCTGAAGAAGGCGGAGGACGAGATCCTGAGGCTTGCGGTGGCCAGCGTAAAGTACGCGAAGTCGAAAGTCTCCGATGTCGAGTTCTCCCCCGAAGATGCTTCCCGGACGGAGAGGCCGTTTCTCTATAAGGTAGTGGAGGCTGTCATAGATGCCGGCGCCAGCACGGTGAACATCCCTGACACGGTAGGATATACCACGCCTTTTGAGTTCGCGGACCTGATCCGCAGTATTAAAGAGAACGTGCCGAATATCGAAAAGTGCGTTATCAGCGTCCATTGTCATAACGACCTCGGACTCGCTGTTTCTAATTCCCTGGCGGCCGTTTTGAACGGCGCCCGCCAGGTGGAGTGCACGATAAACGGCCTGGGCGAGAGAGCGGGGAACGCGTCACTCGAAGAGATCGTTATGGCGATAAAGACGAGGAACGACATATTCAAAGGGTTCTATACGGATATCCATACGAAAGAGATATATAAGACCTCAAAACTTGTCTCGAAGCTTACCGGTATACTGGTGCAGCCGAATAAGGCTGTCGTGGGCGCGAATGCTTTTGCCCACGAGTCCGGCATACATCAGGACGGAGTGCTGAAAGAACGCATCACCTATGAGATCATGAAGCCTGAAGATGTCGGGTTCGAAGAGTCGAAGATCGTGCTCGGCAAACATTCGGGCCGGCATGCCTTTGACTCGCGACTGAAGAGGCTGGGCGTGGATCTGAAGAAGGACGAGCTCGATAAAGCGTTCGAGCGCTTCAAGGTGCTTGCCGATAAGAAGAAAGAGATATTTGACGAAGATCTGGAAGCGATCATCGATGAGGAAATATTGAAAGTGCCGGAAAAGATACATCTTCTGCATTTTCATATATCCTCCGGTGACCGCGTTAAGCCGACCGCAGAGATAACTATAAAATACAACGGCAAGATCATTGAAGCGGGCTCTACCGGAGATGGTCCTGTGGATGCCTGTTATAAAGCGATTGACAAGATAACCGGCATTCCCGGGAAGCTCATGGATTATCAGATACGCTCCGTTACCAGGGGTAAGGATGCTCTTGGGGAGGTATCGGTAAAGGTTGAGTCGAAGGGAAAGATATTTTCAGGCAGAGGCGCTAGCACGGACATAATAGAAGCCAGTATAAAGGCATATGTCAATGCTATCAATAAACGCGCTATTGCCGGTTAA
- a CDS encoding prepilin peptidase has protein sequence MGNYLDKIFVFMIGAGIGSFLNVCIHRMPKDKSIAFPPSHCPKCNKGLYWYDNIPLFSYVILLGRCRFCRQRISLRYPVVELATALILTVLFVIFGMTSKFFAYSTMACALIVATFVDFEIQEIPDQVSLGGLAAGIALSFLFPSIMDSVSRMHALAGSLAGALTGGGSIFILKIFGTLVFKNKIKELGIGSAMGDGDIKLMAMIGAFLGWKLVLLTFFIAPFLGSVPGIISKIRSGSETIPYGPFLSMAAMISVFFGNKILSMFSYGLF, from the coding sequence ATGGGGAATTATTTGGACAAAATATTTGTTTTTATGATCGGCGCTGGTATTGGCAGCTTCCTGAACGTTTGCATACACAGGATGCCCAAAGATAAGTCGATAGCATTCCCGCCGTCGCATTGCCCGAAATGCAATAAGGGCCTTTATTGGTATGACAATATCCCTCTCTTTAGCTATGTGATCCTTCTGGGGCGGTGCAGGTTCTGCCGGCAGAGGATATCGTTACGATATCCGGTAGTAGAGCTCGCTACGGCGCTCATCCTGACTGTGTTATTTGTCATATTCGGCATGACTTCAAAATTCTTCGCGTATTCGACTATGGCATGCGCCCTCATAGTGGCGACGTTCGTGGACTTCGAGATCCAGGAGATACCCGACCAGGTTTCGTTAGGCGGCCTCGCGGCGGGCATAGCGCTCTCTTTTCTGTTTCCTTCGATCATGGACTCGGTAAGCAGGATGCACGCTCTTGCGGGTTCGCTTGCCGGTGCCCTTACTGGAGGCGGCAGTATATTTATCCTGAAAATATTCGGCACCCTTGTGTTCAAAAATAAGATCAAAGAACTCGGTATCGGGAGCGCGATGGGCGATGGGGATATCAAGCTGATGGCCATGATAGGGGCATTTTTAGGATGGAAGCTTGTCTTGTTGACATTTTTTATAGCGCCTTTTTTGGGTTCCGTGCCCGGGATTATTTCAAAGATCAGGAGCGGTTCCGAAACCATTCCCTATGGGCCGTTCCTTTCGATGGCGGCCATGATATCGGTTTTTTTCGGCAATAAAATTTTAAGTATGTTTTCATACGGTCTTTTTTAA
- the dprA gene encoding DNA-processing protein DprA: MAIRKITIDDAEYPKLLRNIHKPPKQLYVNGSLLETDEVAVALVGSRRASLYGLEMSEKLGYELASRGVTVVSGMARGIDTAAHRGALKAKGRTIAVMGSGHGHIYPSQNKKLYEEIVKQGAVLTEFENDMEPLAYNFPQRNRIISGLSLGVVVIEAAKDSGALITASLAAEQGREVFALPGKISSSTSSGTNSLIKDGARLVQSVDDILEELRLHEIKPLEPGEKDGIGDRIEKMTKAYLYNSLTGNERKVYKAMSDEPMYIDDIVASSGIDPANASKALLSLQLKKLILEVPGKQYVRKEN; the protein is encoded by the coding sequence ATGGCAATAAGAAAAATAACGATAGACGATGCTGAGTATCCGAAGCTATTGAGGAATATACACAAACCGCCGAAGCAGCTCTATGTAAACGGCAGCCTGCTGGAGACGGACGAGGTGGCGGTGGCTCTGGTGGGGTCGCGCAGGGCATCGTTATACGGCCTCGAGATGAGCGAGAAGCTTGGATATGAGCTTGCGTCGAGAGGTGTAACGGTTGTGAGCGGCATGGCGCGCGGCATAGATACCGCGGCGCACAGAGGTGCGTTGAAGGCTAAAGGCAGGACCATCGCTGTTATGGGAAGCGGCCACGGGCATATTTATCCGTCCCAAAACAAAAAGCTTTATGAAGAGATTGTGAAACAAGGCGCTGTCCTTACCGAATTCGAAAATGATATGGAGCCGCTGGCATATAATTTTCCGCAGCGTAACCGTATCATAAGCGGCCTATCGCTCGGCGTCGTGGTTATCGAAGCGGCGAAGGACTCAGGTGCCCTGATAACGGCAAGCCTTGCGGCAGAACAGGGGCGCGAAGTCTTCGCGCTTCCCGGCAAGATATCGTCCAGTACGAGTTCAGGCACTAACTCTCTGATAAAAGACGGGGCGCGGCTGGTTCAGTCGGTTGACGATATTCTGGAGGAATTACGGCTTCACGAGATAAAACCTCTTGAGCCCGGAGAAAAAGACGGCATAGGCGACAGGATAGAGAAGATGACAAAGGCGTATCTTTACAATTCACTTACCGGCAATGAACGAAAGGTATATAAGGCTATGTCGGACGAGCCGATGTATATAGACGATATTGTTGCTAGCTCAGGCATCGACCCGGCGAACGCGTCGAAGGCATTATTAAGTTTACAATTAAAGAAACTTATACTGGAAGTTCCAGGCAAGCAGTACGTTAGAAAGGAAAATTAA
- the aroC gene encoding chorismate synthase: MLRYLTSGESHGKAMMAILDGMPSGLRIEESAINNDLSRRMRGYGRGRRMKIEADKVQILSGLRKSVTIGSPIALIVNNVDHSIDKLPAVLCPRPGHADLSGALKYDLRDMRSVLERASARETVVRVAVGALAKTLLSEFKIDIASHVTVIGGVEAETKDLGFNHLVSISEKSPVRCADPDASKLMCAEIEDAMEEGDTLGGVFEVIARGVPVGLGSYTQWDKRIGSRIASAIMSIQAVKGVGFGAGFEMAHLRGSLIHDEIFYDKRRGFFRTTNNAGGIEGGMTTGEAIVVRAVMKPIATLSTPLESVNIKTKSPVKASVQRSDVCAVPAAGVVGEAMVAIELANAMIEKFGGDSLREMKRNYNGYLEQVKKF; this comes from the coding sequence ATGCTCAGATATTTGACAAGCGGTGAATCTCACGGGAAAGCTATGATGGCGATACTGGATGGCATGCCCTCGGGCCTTCGCATTGAGGAGTCGGCGATCAATAACGACCTCTCCCGCCGCATGCGCGGTTATGGCAGGGGAAGACGGATGAAGATAGAGGCCGATAAAGTGCAGATACTCTCGGGCCTGAGGAAGTCGGTCACGATCGGAAGCCCGATCGCGCTAATTGTGAATAATGTCGACCACTCCATAGATAAGCTGCCGGCCGTTCTATGTCCGCGGCCGGGGCACGCTGATCTATCAGGCGCTCTTAAATACGATCTGAGGGATATGAGAAGCGTATTGGAGCGCGCCAGCGCCCGAGAGACCGTAGTAAGGGTCGCTGTCGGGGCCCTTGCGAAAACGCTCTTATCGGAATTCAAGATCGATATCGCGAGCCATGTCACTGTTATAGGCGGCGTAGAAGCCGAGACAAAAGACCTGGGCTTTAATCATCTCGTCTCGATTTCGGAGAAGTCGCCTGTCCGTTGCGCCGATCCCGATGCATCAAAGCTGATGTGCGCCGAGATAGAGGACGCTATGGAAGAAGGCGATACGCTCGGGGGGGTGTTTGAGGTAATTGCAAGAGGAGTTCCTGTTGGGCTCGGCAGTTATACGCAGTGGGACAAACGCATAGGTTCGCGTATAGCTTCCGCCATTATGTCTATCCAGGCCGTCAAAGGCGTCGGTTTCGGCGCCGGCTTCGAGATGGCGCATCTCAGGGGTTCACTGATACATGACGAGATATTCTACGACAAAAGAAGGGGTTTCTTCAGGACGACTAATAACGCCGGCGGCATAGAGGGCGGCATGACGACAGGCGAGGCTATCGTGGTTAGGGCCGTCATGAAACCGATAGCGACACTTTCGACGCCTCTTGAGAGCGTTAATATAAAGACTAAGAGTCCGGTGAAGGCGAGTGTCCAGCGGTCGGATGTATGTGCGGTTCCCGCGGCGGGCGTGGTCGGAGAAGCGATGGTCGCGATAGAGCTCGCTAACGCGATGATAGAGAAGTTCGGCGGCGACTCGCTGCGTGAGATGAAGAGGAATTACAACGGCTATCTCGAACAGGTCAAAAAGTTCTAA
- the aroE gene encoding shikimate dehydrogenase: protein MEKKIYGIVGYPVKHSLSPAMQNAAFRELKIDAEYRLFEVPGSDLERFLDDVRGGNDISGLNVTIPHKIKAKEYLERNGSLDGNAVRLGAVNTIKVCDDGTLRGFNTDGPGFYRSLVEDLKFEPEGRNIFVLGSGGAAKAIVMYLGNAPKSISVFDTDARKAAELASHYAKYFDRKKLRILSDAKEVGGVIAKCDLLVNATPIGMNESDPSPVSKELLRPGLYIYDLVYNRPHTQLVKDANAAKAHALTGLGMLLYQGAAAFEIWTGAQAPVAVMRRELGKALKEQGKA, encoded by the coding sequence ATGGAAAAAAAGATATACGGAATAGTGGGTTACCCTGTGAAGCATTCGCTCTCTCCGGCGATGCAGAATGCCGCATTTCGCGAGCTTAAGATAGATGCCGAGTACCGTCTGTTTGAAGTTCCGGGCTCGGACCTCGAGCGGTTCCTTGATGACGTAAGAGGCGGGAACGATATCTCGGGACTTAACGTGACTATACCGCATAAGATAAAGGCCAAAGAATATCTTGAACGCAACGGTTCTCTGGACGGGAACGCCGTAAGGCTCGGCGCGGTAAACACGATAAAGGTATGCGACGACGGGACTTTGCGCGGGTTCAATACGGACGGGCCCGGTTTTTACCGGTCGCTCGTCGAGGACCTTAAGTTCGAGCCCGAGGGCAGGAATATTTTCGTGCTCGGCTCAGGCGGCGCTGCCAAGGCCATCGTTATGTATCTGGGTAACGCTCCGAAGAGCATATCGGTATTCGACACGGACGCGAGGAAGGCCGCCGAGCTCGCCTCCCATTATGCAAAATACTTCGATCGTAAAAAACTGAGGATATTATCGGACGCTAAAGAGGTCGGAGGCGTTATCGCGAAGTGCGATCTTTTAGTGAACGCGACGCCTATAGGGATGAATGAGTCGGATCCCTCGCCCGTATCGAAAGAGTTACTGCGCCCGGGACTATATATATATGACCTAGTTTACAATAGGCCTCACACGCAGCTCGTGAAAGACGCCAATGCGGCGAAGGCTCACGCTTTAACGGGACTCGGTATGCTATTGTATCAAGGCGCGGCGGCCTTTGAGATATGGACCGGCGCTCAAGCGCCGGTGGCTGTTATGAGGCGCGAGTTAGGAAAAGCGCTTAAGGAACAGGGCAAAGCCTGA